One stretch of Corynebacterium imitans DNA includes these proteins:
- the idi gene encoding isopentenyl-diphosphate Delta-isomerase: MREQVVLIDATGTPIGAADKAEVHTDSTPLHLAFSCWLLDADGRLLLTRRALGKLTWPGVWTNSFCGHPAPGEATVDAVRRRAAEELGMPAIDAITEVLPDFRYRAVDSSGVVENEVCPVFSARMAPGVELDPNPDEVDSWAWVEPLQLIRAAEATPFAFSPWLVEELADERLRDAL; the protein is encoded by the coding sequence ATGCGAGAGCAAGTAGTGCTTATCGACGCCACGGGGACCCCCATCGGTGCCGCCGACAAAGCCGAAGTGCACACCGATTCCACGCCGCTGCACCTGGCGTTTTCCTGCTGGCTGCTGGACGCGGACGGCCGCCTGCTGCTCACGCGCCGCGCGCTGGGCAAGCTGACCTGGCCCGGCGTGTGGACCAATTCCTTCTGCGGCCATCCTGCTCCCGGCGAGGCGACGGTGGACGCGGTGCGCCGCCGCGCCGCCGAGGAGCTCGGCATGCCGGCGATCGACGCGATCACCGAGGTGCTGCCCGACTTCCGCTACCGCGCGGTGGATTCCTCCGGCGTGGTGGAAAACGAGGTCTGCCCGGTCTTTAGCGCGCGGATGGCCCCGGGCGTGGAGCTCGACCCCAACCCGGACGAGGTGGACTCCTGGGCGTGGGTGGAACCGCTGCAGCTCATCCGCGCCGCGGAGGCGACGCCGTTCGCGTTCTCGCCGTGGCTGGTCGAGGAGCTTGCTGACGAGCGCCTGCGCGACGCGCTCTAA
- a CDS encoding ABC transporter ATP-binding protein, producing the protein MQSLLRVLRSASALWPYYLAVVLISSGVAALGLVSPFLIREATDTIVDYVGSPEGPAPTRTVIWLALALFAAESAAALLRNVSGYLGDVMVARIRQILSTRYFAKLLSLPQRYFDTQITGTIIARLDRSIANVTQFIQSFANNFLPMLLQVAAILAITAYYYWPLTILLALLFPLYMWLTALTSKRWQRYEQDKNANVDEANGRFAEVVGQVKVTKSFVAEVRELNKFGHHYQETVALTRPQSRWWHSMDTVRGVAMTAIFLGIYLILFLRTLHGHFTIGEMVMLIQMVTMARQPAQMMSWIVDAAQRAIAGSRDYFKVMDEEHEPTANAQLVAATESTDVPALRDTQHHPLPVNEPVLAFDDVSFAYTPGEPVLSGLTFSAREGEKIALVGESGGGKSTIVNLLLGLYPLVDGTLTICGRNLKDLSVEELRASTGVVFQEPALFSGTVHENIAYGLPTATREEVIDVAKRASAHDFIMRFKDGYDTVIGERGLRLSGGQRQRVAVARAMLKDAPILVLDEATSALDTKAERAVQAGLDELMKDRTTIMIAHRLSTIADVDTIITLDHGRIDEIGSPAELAVSGGIYSELLALTASSSAADRARLKSFGFQLDGADDEDEDDARA; encoded by the coding sequence ATGCAGTCTTTGTTGCGTGTGCTCCGCAGCGCCTCTGCGCTGTGGCCGTACTACTTGGCCGTGGTCCTCATCTCCTCCGGCGTTGCGGCGCTGGGGCTGGTCTCGCCTTTCCTCATTCGGGAGGCCACCGACACCATCGTCGACTACGTCGGCTCCCCGGAAGGCCCCGCGCCCACCCGCACTGTGATCTGGCTGGCGCTGGCGCTCTTTGCCGCAGAATCCGCCGCAGCGCTGTTGCGCAACGTGTCCGGCTACCTGGGTGATGTGATGGTGGCGCGGATCCGGCAGATCCTGTCCACGCGCTACTTTGCCAAGCTGTTGTCGCTGCCGCAGCGCTACTTCGATACGCAGATCACCGGCACGATCATCGCGCGGCTGGATCGCTCGATCGCGAACGTCACGCAGTTCATCCAGTCCTTCGCCAACAATTTCCTGCCGATGCTGCTGCAAGTCGCGGCAATTCTCGCGATCACGGCCTACTATTACTGGCCGCTGACAATACTGCTCGCGCTGCTCTTCCCGCTCTACATGTGGCTGACCGCGCTGACCTCGAAGCGGTGGCAGCGCTACGAGCAGGACAAAAACGCGAACGTGGACGAGGCCAACGGCCGTTTCGCTGAGGTAGTCGGCCAGGTCAAGGTGACCAAGTCTTTCGTCGCCGAGGTGCGTGAGCTAAATAAGTTCGGCCACCACTACCAGGAGACGGTCGCGCTGACACGCCCGCAGTCGCGCTGGTGGCACAGCATGGACACAGTGCGCGGGGTTGCCATGACCGCGATCTTTTTAGGCATTTACCTCATCCTGTTCCTGCGCACGCTGCACGGCCACTTCACAATCGGCGAGATGGTCATGCTCATCCAGATGGTCACCATGGCCCGCCAGCCGGCGCAGATGATGAGCTGGATCGTGGATGCCGCGCAGCGCGCCATCGCCGGCTCGCGCGACTACTTCAAGGTCATGGACGAAGAACACGAGCCGACCGCCAACGCCCAGCTCGTCGCCGCCACCGAATCCACCGACGTGCCCGCGCTTCGCGACACGCAGCATCACCCCCTGCCCGTCAACGAGCCGGTCCTGGCCTTCGACGACGTCTCCTTTGCCTACACCCCCGGCGAGCCGGTCCTTTCTGGCCTCACCTTCTCGGCGCGCGAGGGCGAAAAGATCGCGCTCGTTGGCGAGTCCGGGGGCGGCAAGTCCACCATCGTCAATCTGCTCTTGGGGCTCTATCCGCTTGTCGACGGCACGCTCACCATCTGCGGCCGCAACCTCAAAGACTTAAGCGTAGAAGAGCTGCGGGCGTCCACCGGCGTCGTCTTCCAGGAGCCGGCCCTGTTTTCCGGCACCGTGCACGAGAACATCGCCTACGGCTTGCCGACCGCCACCCGCGAGGAGGTCATTGACGTGGCCAAGCGCGCCAGCGCCCACGACTTCATCATGCGTTTCAAGGACGGCTACGACACCGTCATCGGCGAGCGCGGCCTGCGGCTTTCCGGTGGGCAGCGCCAACGTGTGGCCGTGGCCCGCGCCATGCTGAAAGACGCGCCCATCTTGGTCCTCGACGAGGCGACCTCCGCGCTGGACACGAAGGCGGAGCGCGCCGTGCAGGCCGGCCTCGACGAGCTGATGAAGGACCGCACCACCATCATGATCGCCCACCGCCTGTCCACGATCGCGGATGTGGACACGATCATCACCTTGGATCACGGCCGCATCGACGAGATCGGCTCGCCCGCCGAGCTCGCGGTCTCGGGCGGTATTTATTCAGAGCTGCTCGCGCTGACCGCGTCCTCTTCGGCTGCGGACCGCGCACGCCTGAAGTCCTTCGGTTTCCAGCTTGATGGCGCAGACGACGAAGACGAGGACGACGCGCGGGCGTGA
- a CDS encoding MalY/PatB family protein → MDFPELSTLRARGTRKWTQYDDDVLPLFVAESDFHTAEPVRAAIADAVEREMFGYTPAPQAQQLPELTADFYDVRYGWRPDPARIFPIPDVVRGVLLAIQHFTQGPVIVPVPAYHPFLEVAETAGRERINVAAVPGLDLDELEAAFARGAGSLILTNPYNPGGWTFDAERLDEICALARRHGARVIVDEIHAPLVFDGVHTCAAANNPDVCITITAASKAWNVAGLKCAQLIFSNDEDVRTWQGLSGVAKDGTGTLGIVVAEACYRDGRDFLDEEVAQLRNNRDWLAEVLPEKIPGIEVNVPEATYLMFLDFRNTKLTTDKPATWLRTHAKVAMNEGLSFGPGGEHKARLNFATSPEILREAVDRIAEAIRLL, encoded by the coding sequence ATGGATTTCCCTGAACTTTCAACGCTCCGCGCACGCGGAACCCGCAAATGGACCCAGTACGACGACGATGTGCTGCCGCTGTTCGTGGCGGAAAGCGACTTTCACACCGCCGAGCCGGTGCGCGCCGCCATCGCAGACGCGGTCGAGCGCGAAATGTTCGGCTACACACCCGCCCCGCAAGCGCAGCAGCTGCCGGAACTGACCGCGGACTTTTACGACGTGCGCTACGGCTGGCGGCCCGACCCGGCGCGCATCTTCCCCATCCCGGACGTGGTGCGCGGCGTACTGTTAGCCATCCAGCACTTCACGCAAGGCCCGGTGATCGTGCCGGTGCCGGCCTACCACCCGTTCTTGGAGGTCGCCGAGACCGCCGGGCGCGAGCGCATCAACGTGGCCGCGGTGCCGGGGCTGGACTTAGATGAGCTGGAGGCAGCCTTTGCGCGCGGCGCGGGCTCGCTGATCTTAACCAACCCGTATAACCCCGGCGGCTGGACATTCGACGCCGAGCGCCTCGACGAGATCTGCGCGCTGGCCCGACGCCACGGCGCGCGCGTGATCGTGGACGAGATCCACGCCCCGCTCGTCTTCGACGGCGTCCACACGTGCGCGGCCGCGAACAACCCGGACGTGTGCATCACCATTACCGCGGCCTCCAAGGCCTGGAACGTGGCGGGGCTCAAGTGCGCGCAGCTGATCTTCTCCAACGACGAGGACGTGCGCACCTGGCAGGGCTTGAGCGGTGTGGCCAAAGACGGCACCGGCACGCTCGGCATTGTTGTGGCCGAGGCCTGCTACCGCGACGGGCGCGACTTCCTCGATGAGGAGGTCGCCCAGCTGCGCAACAACCGCGATTGGTTGGCTGAGGTGCTGCCGGAGAAGATCCCCGGCATCGAGGTCAACGTCCCGGAAGCGACGTACCTGATGTTTTTGGATTTCCGCAACACCAAGCTCACCACCGACAAGCCGGCCACGTGGCTGCGCACGCACGCGAAGGTGGCTATGAACGAGGGCCTAAGCTTCGGGCCCGGTGGCGAGCACAAGGCGCGGCTGAACTTCGCCACGAGCCCGGAGATCCTGAGGGAGGCCGTCGACCGCATAGCGGAGGCGATTCGCCTACTGTAG
- the treS gene encoding maltose alpha-D-glucosyltransferase — MEQTPQASDFLPPAPPEQPWERPEPEWYKDAVFYEVLVRAFYDPDDTGSGTLKGLEEKLDYLQWLGVDCLWLPPFYDSPLRDGGYDIRDFRKVLPEFGTVEDFISLIDSAHKRGIRIITDFPINHTSDTHAWFQASRQDPDGAYGDYYVWSDDDTKYDGTRIIFIDTEESNWTWDPVRKQYYWHRFFSHQPDLNYDNPAVQEEILDIIRFWLDLGMDGIRLDAIPYLFEREGTSSENLQETHGFIKRVRTLFDEEYPGRFLLAEANQMPDEVVAYFGDGGPDGVGDECQMAFHFPVMPRIFMGIHQESAQPIIDILRETPAIPATAQWGIFLRNHDELTLEMVSEEERDYMYKHYAYDPRMRANVGIRRRLAPLLGGHRDRLELAHALLLSLPGSPFLYYGDEIGMGDNIWLPDRDGVRTPMQWSNDRNGGFSKAEPERLYLPPVRNDQYGFHIINVESQMNRENSLLQWVRKQVHIRKQYKAFGRGSYIEVEHGNEQVLAFIREYDAGAGGVERILCVHNMSSRPQAVEMQLGHYAGITPRELSGGLEFPTIGELPWLVTLAPHGFFWFDIS, encoded by the coding sequence ATGGAGCAGACACCACAGGCCTCAGATTTCTTGCCCCCCGCGCCCCCGGAGCAGCCCTGGGAGCGGCCCGAGCCCGAGTGGTACAAGGACGCGGTGTTTTACGAAGTCCTCGTCCGCGCCTTCTACGATCCGGACGACACCGGCTCGGGCACGCTGAAAGGCCTGGAGGAAAAGCTCGACTACCTGCAATGGTTGGGCGTGGATTGCCTGTGGCTGCCGCCGTTTTATGATTCGCCGCTGCGCGACGGCGGCTACGACATCCGCGACTTCCGCAAGGTGCTGCCGGAGTTCGGCACGGTGGAGGACTTCATCTCCCTGATCGACTCCGCGCACAAGCGCGGCATCCGCATCATCACCGATTTCCCCATCAACCACACCTCGGACACGCACGCCTGGTTCCAGGCCTCCCGGCAGGACCCGGACGGCGCTTACGGCGACTACTACGTGTGGAGCGACGACGACACGAAGTACGACGGCACCCGCATCATCTTCATCGACACCGAGGAGTCCAACTGGACGTGGGACCCGGTGCGCAAGCAGTACTACTGGCACCGCTTCTTCTCGCATCAGCCGGATCTGAACTACGACAACCCGGCGGTGCAGGAAGAAATCCTGGACATCATCCGCTTCTGGCTGGACCTGGGCATGGACGGCATCCGCCTCGACGCCATCCCCTACCTCTTCGAGCGCGAGGGCACCAGCTCCGAGAACCTGCAAGAAACCCACGGCTTCATCAAGCGCGTGCGCACACTTTTCGACGAGGAGTACCCCGGCCGCTTCCTGCTCGCCGAAGCCAACCAGATGCCCGATGAGGTCGTGGCCTACTTCGGCGACGGCGGCCCCGACGGGGTCGGCGACGAGTGCCAGATGGCGTTCCACTTCCCCGTCATGCCGCGCATCTTCATGGGGATTCACCAGGAATCCGCCCAGCCGATCATCGACATCTTGCGCGAGACCCCGGCGATCCCCGCGACCGCCCAGTGGGGCATCTTCCTGCGCAACCACGACGAGCTCACCTTGGAGATGGTCTCGGAGGAAGAGCGCGACTACATGTACAAGCACTACGCCTACGACCCGCGCATGCGCGCCAATGTGGGCATCCGCCGCCGGCTCGCGCCGCTGCTGGGCGGCCACCGCGACCGCTTGGAGCTCGCCCACGCCCTGCTGTTGAGCCTGCCGGGTTCGCCGTTTTTGTACTACGGCGACGAGATCGGCATGGGCGACAACATCTGGCTGCCCGACCGCGACGGCGTGCGCACCCCGATGCAGTGGTCCAACGACCGCAACGGCGGCTTTTCCAAGGCGGAGCCGGAGCGCCTCTACCTGCCGCCGGTGCGCAACGACCAGTACGGCTTCCACATCATCAACGTGGAATCGCAAATGAACCGCGAGAACTCGCTGCTGCAGTGGGTGCGCAAGCAGGTGCACATCCGCAAGCAGTACAAGGCGTTCGGCCGCGGCTCCTACATTGAGGTCGAGCACGGCAACGAGCAGGTGCTGGCGTTCATCCGCGAGTACGACGCGGGCGCGGGAGGCGTCGAGCGCATCCTGTGCGTGCACAACATGAGCTCGCGCCCGCAGGCCGTGGAGATGCAGCTCGGCCACTACGCGGGCATTACCCCGCGCGAGCTGTCCGGCGGCCTCGAATTCCCGACCATCGGCGAGCTGCCGTGGCTGGTCACCCTGGCCCCGCACGGCTTCTTCTGGTTCGACATCTCTTAG
- a CDS encoding trehalose synthase, with translation MFDIASQRFYGAKSEPVDAIKVVASRPVEDAQWQLLDVTHGTTTDTYQVLLNADLSTDVLHTDAGATAYLAALPQLGEVHGELYCGPTTALGAEQSNTSLVVGDTIVKVFRRLEDGLNPDVELLSRIGACPNVAAVNAYVTRGEQTLAMQQELISGGVDGFDLATGGGLGADATRALGEAMRTVHDALADEFGVADVEAAGIAQRLAANLEDYVRRAPVLADLAPRIRKLYAALDAPGLTPVQRVHGDLHLGQTLKTPERWYLIDFEGEPARPLAQRRRPDHRLRDVAGMVRSLGYARAVGGFDADWEEARTAELLAGYGTDDDALLAAYIVDKAAYEVVYEANNRPDWVDIPLRAIRQLV, from the coding sequence ATGTTTGATATTGCCTCGCAGCGCTTTTACGGCGCGAAGTCCGAACCCGTCGACGCCATCAAAGTCGTCGCCTCCCGCCCCGTCGAAGACGCGCAGTGGCAGCTTCTCGACGTCACGCATGGCACCACGACCGACACCTACCAAGTGTTGCTCAACGCTGACTTGAGCACCGACGTGCTGCACACCGACGCCGGCGCTACCGCCTACCTCGCGGCGCTGCCGCAGCTAGGCGAGGTCCACGGCGAGCTGTATTGCGGCCCCACCACCGCCTTGGGCGCGGAGCAGTCCAACACCTCGCTCGTGGTCGGCGACACCATCGTGAAGGTCTTCCGCCGGCTCGAGGACGGACTCAACCCGGACGTCGAATTGCTGAGCCGGATCGGCGCGTGCCCGAATGTCGCCGCCGTCAACGCGTACGTCACCCGCGGCGAGCAAACGCTGGCGATGCAGCAGGAGCTGATTTCTGGCGGCGTGGACGGCTTCGACCTGGCCACCGGCGGCGGGCTCGGCGCTGACGCGACGCGCGCGCTCGGCGAAGCGATGCGCACCGTCCACGACGCGCTGGCCGATGAGTTCGGCGTTGCGGACGTCGAGGCTGCAGGGATTGCGCAGCGCCTTGCCGCCAACCTGGAGGACTACGTGCGCCGCGCGCCGGTGCTCGCGGACCTCGCGCCGCGCATCCGCAAGCTCTACGCGGCGCTCGACGCTCCCGGTCTGACGCCAGTGCAGCGCGTCCACGGCGACCTACACCTCGGCCAGACGCTGAAAACGCCCGAGCGCTGGTACCTCATCGACTTCGAGGGCGAGCCCGCGCGCCCGCTCGCGCAGCGCCGCCGCCCCGACCACCGGCTGCGCGACGTCGCCGGCATGGTCCGCTCGCTCGGCTACGCGCGTGCGGTCGGCGGCTTCGACGCTGACTGGGAAGAGGCGCGCACCGCGGAGTTGCTCGCCGGCTACGGCACGGACGACGACGCGCTCCTCGCGGCCTACATCGTAGACAAGGCCGCCTACGAGGTGGTCTACGAGGCGAACAACCGGCCCGACTGGGTCGATATCCCACTGCGTGCGATCAGGCAGCTGGTCTAG